One window from the genome of [Mycobacterium] stephanolepidis encodes:
- a CDS encoding ABC transporter ATP-binding protein/permease, with amino-acid sequence MGRGFQGAVLRGLGARDHVATVVGTSQVAPNCVRLTMSAPTLFEDLLHTPAEWLRFWFPDPEGGATEHQRAYTIVSTDVEAGEFAIDVVIHEPAGPACRWAGAAQPGMTIPVVAFGSARFEVPEDLPAGFLLIGDSASIPAINSILAALPADVDVEVYLERHSPDDELIPLTEHPRRVLHWVDRADETSLASAIEARDWSNWYAWAGPEAGSLKHLRKRLKEQFGFPKADVHAAAYWTFGRAMGSRRGDTDTQQVPAAPKPVAENPAAPPEPAVPQGRWRSQAAGELLAPVKKQMIAGGVLQAIITMVELAPFVVLVELTRQLLAGADESRLWHTGFIFLTLLVLGAALGAALTVWMHVVEIRFSADVRQRLLSKLSRVPLGWFTQRGSGSVKKLIQDDTLSLHYLITHAIPDAVAAVVGPVAVLIYLFVVDWRLTLLLLVPILIYLVTTATMMFQSGPKIIEASRWSERMSGESAAYLEGQPVIRIFGGSAASSFKRRLDGYLSFLNEWQRPFIGKKTFMDLVTRPTTFLWLIAGAGTLLVVAGAMEPTTLLPFLVLGTTFGTRLLGIAYGLGGIRGGVEAARHIAVALGETELTEQASEGRAGETSVSFDTVTFGYRPGVPVIHGVNLTLRPGTVTALVGPSGSGKSTLASLLARFHDVDSGAIRIDGTDIRALSADELYTKVGFVFQDVQLVAGTVRENIALARPEATDTDIHAAARDAQIHERILRLPNGYDTVLDTNTQLSGGEKQRLTIARALLADTPILILDEATAFADPESEYLVQQALGRLVHNRTVLVIAHRLHTIADADQIVVLDQGHLVETGTHTELVNNNGRYRRLWDARLQEPSSVLAGENI; translated from the coding sequence ATGGGTAGAGGTTTCCAGGGTGCGGTGCTGCGCGGGCTTGGGGCGCGTGATCATGTAGCCACTGTGGTCGGTACCAGTCAGGTCGCACCGAATTGTGTGCGGCTGACGATGTCGGCGCCCACACTTTTCGAGGACCTGCTCCACACGCCGGCCGAATGGCTGCGGTTCTGGTTCCCCGACCCTGAGGGCGGTGCCACCGAACATCAGCGGGCGTACACGATCGTCTCGACAGATGTCGAGGCCGGCGAGTTCGCGATCGATGTGGTGATCCACGAGCCCGCCGGGCCCGCCTGCCGGTGGGCGGGGGCGGCCCAGCCCGGAATGACCATTCCGGTAGTGGCTTTCGGCTCGGCGCGTTTTGAGGTTCCCGAGGATCTTCCCGCCGGATTCCTGCTCATCGGCGACTCCGCATCCATCCCGGCGATCAACTCCATCCTGGCCGCGCTGCCCGCCGATGTGGATGTCGAGGTGTATCTGGAACGCCACAGCCCCGACGATGAGCTCATCCCGCTGACCGAGCATCCCCGACGGGTTCTGCACTGGGTGGACCGCGCCGATGAAACCTCACTGGCCTCCGCAATCGAGGCCCGCGACTGGTCCAACTGGTACGCCTGGGCAGGACCTGAAGCGGGCTCGCTCAAACATCTGCGCAAGCGCCTCAAGGAACAATTCGGATTCCCCAAGGCCGACGTGCACGCCGCGGCCTACTGGACCTTCGGCCGCGCCATGGGCAGCCGCCGCGGAGACACCGATACTCAACAGGTACCCGCCGCCCCCAAGCCCGTCGCCGAGAATCCTGCCGCTCCCCCGGAACCTGCAGTGCCCCAAGGCCGCTGGCGTTCGCAGGCTGCCGGGGAATTGTTGGCGCCGGTCAAGAAGCAGATGATCGCCGGTGGTGTGCTGCAGGCGATCATCACCATGGTCGAGCTGGCGCCGTTCGTGGTGCTCGTGGAGCTCACCCGCCAGCTGTTGGCCGGGGCCGACGAATCCCGCCTATGGCACACCGGATTCATCTTCCTGACGCTGCTCGTGCTCGGCGCCGCTCTCGGTGCGGCCCTTACCGTCTGGATGCACGTCGTCGAAATACGGTTCAGCGCCGATGTTCGGCAAAGGCTCCTCTCGAAGCTGTCCCGGGTTCCGTTGGGGTGGTTCACGCAACGCGGTTCGGGATCGGTCAAGAAGCTGATTCAGGACGACACCTTGTCGCTGCACTATCTGATCACCCACGCGATCCCCGATGCGGTGGCCGCCGTTGTCGGACCCGTGGCGGTGCTGATTTACCTCTTCGTCGTCGACTGGCGCCTGACCCTGTTGCTACTGGTGCCCATTCTGATCTACCTCGTGACGACGGCGACCATGATGTTCCAGAGCGGCCCGAAGATCATCGAAGCCTCGCGCTGGAGCGAGCGGATGAGCGGAGAATCGGCCGCCTATCTTGAAGGCCAGCCGGTGATCCGCATCTTTGGCGGCTCGGCAGCGTCCTCGTTCAAACGCAGGCTGGACGGATACCTGTCCTTCCTCAATGAATGGCAACGGCCGTTCATCGGGAAGAAGACCTTTATGGATCTGGTCACCCGGCCGACAACGTTCCTGTGGTTGATCGCCGGGGCCGGCACGCTGTTGGTCGTCGCCGGAGCCATGGAGCCCACGACCCTGCTGCCATTCCTGGTGCTCGGCACCACCTTCGGCACCCGCCTGCTGGGAATCGCATACGGCCTTGGCGGTATTCGTGGTGGCGTGGAGGCCGCCCGGCATATCGCGGTTGCCCTCGGCGAGACCGAATTGACCGAGCAGGCTTCCGAGGGGCGTGCCGGAGAGACCTCCGTCTCCTTCGACACCGTGACGTTCGGGTATCGGCCGGGGGTGCCGGTTATTCATGGTGTGAATTTGACGCTGCGGCCGGGGACCGTGACGGCGCTGGTGGGCCCGTCGGGTTCGGGTAAGTCGACGTTGGCTTCGCTGCTGGCACGATTCCATGACGTCGATAGCGGCGCTATTCGCATCGACGGCACCGATATTCGGGCCCTGAGCGCCGATGAGCTCTACACCAAAGTCGGATTCGTGTTCCAGGACGTGCAACTGGTCGCCGGAACCGTCCGGGAAAACATCGCACTGGCCCGACCCGAAGCCACCGACACCGACATCCACGCCGCGGCTCGGGATGCGCAGATTCATGAGCGAATCCTGCGGCTGCCCAACGGTTATGACACCGTCCTGGACACCAACACCCAACTCTCCGGCGGCGAAAAACAACGCCTCACCATCGCCCGCGCACTGCTGGCCGACACCCCGATCCTGATCCTGGACGAAGCCACCGCCTTCGCCGACCCCGAATCAGAATATTTGGTGCAACAAGCCCTGGGCCGGCTCGTTCACAACCGCACCGTGCTCGTCATCGCCCACCGACTGCACACCATCGCCGACGCCGACCAGATCGTGGTCCTCGACCAGGGCCACCTGGTAGAAACCGGCACCCACACCGAACTTGTGAACAACAACGGACGCTACCGACGCTTATGGGACGCACGCCTACAAGAACCCTCGAGCGTCCTTGCCGGAGAGAACATCTGA